Within Paenibacillus albicereus, the genomic segment GTCCGGCTGGAGCGGTCTCGCGCCCAAGGATGCGCCGACGATCCGCCTCGCCTTTACCGGCGACATCCTGCTCGCGTCCAAGGTGGCGGACCTCATGGAGAGCAAGGGACTGGACTATCCGTTCACCGGCGCGGCCGACCGGCTGTCCAAGCCCGATCTGACCGCAGGCAATCTGGAGACGCCGATCACGGCGCGCGGCAACCCGGCCACGGACAAGCAGTTCGTGTTCAAGGGCAAGCCGGCGTACGTGAAGCCGCTGCGCGACGCAGGCTTCGACGTCGTCACGCTCGCCAACAACCACACGCTCGACCAGGGGGTCCAGGGGCTGCTTGATACGATCGGCCATCTGGACGACGCCGGACTGCCGCATGTCGGCGGCGGACGCGACGACAAGGAAGCGTACGCGCCGGTCATCCTCGAGAGCGGCGGCGTCAAGGTCGCCTACCTCGGCGTCAGCCGGGTGCTGCCGGTCGTCGAGTGGAAGGCCGGCCCGACTCGCGCCGGAGTCGCGGAAGCATACGATCCGGCGCGAGCGCAGGAGGCGATCCGCATCGCCCGCAAGAAGGCGGATCTCGTCGTCGTCATGGTCCACTGGGGCCGCGAGCGCGCCGATCAGCCGGTCGACCATCAGCGGTCGCTCGCCCGAGGGTTCATCGACGCGGGAGCCGACCTGATTATCGGCTCGCATCCCCATGTGCTCCAGGGCTTCGAGCTGTACAAGGGCAAGTGGATCGCGTACAGCCTCGGCAACTTCATTTTCACGTCCAATGCGAATTCGAACACGAGCGAGTCCGGCGTGCTCGACGCGGTCTGCTCCAAGGACGGGCGCTGCGGCCTCCGGTTCCATCCGATGAAGATCGTGCAGGCGCGGCCTGCGCCCGTCGCGGGCGAGCAGCTCGCCGCCCAGCTGAAGCGGCTCAACGGCATCAGCAAGGCGGCCTCCATCGGAGATGACGGAACGGTGAGGCCGCGTTGAGAAGTCCACGGGACGGTGAGACCGCGTTGAGAAGTCCGCGGGACGGTGAGCCCGCGTTGAGAAGTCCGCGGGACGGTGAGGCCGCGTTGAGAAGTCCGCGGGACGGTGAGCCGCGTTGAGGAATCCATGCGTCGCGCATCGCGGCTGGTCCAGCCTCGCGCCGGAAAATACGCTTGCGGCGCTGCGGCTCGCCGCCGATGCGCCCGATATCGGATGGGCCGAAATCGACGTCCAGCTGTCCTCGGACGGGGTGCCGGTGCTGCTGCATGACCGCCGGCTCCGCCGCACGGCCGGCGGCAGCCGCAAGGAGCCGGGCGACCTGACGGCCGCTCAGCTCGCCCGGCTCGACGCGGGGAGCTGGTTCTCGTCCCGGTATCGGGGCGAGCCTGTGCCGACGCTCGCGCAAGTGCTGTGCGAGCTCGGCGGTCGGCTGCGCTTCAACATCGAGCTCAAGCGCCACGGCGGACCGGACGGCCTGGAGGAAAAGGTGCTCGCGGCGGTGCGGGAAGCCGGCATGGAGCAGCGCTGCGTGCTCACCTCATTCAGTCGCGGCGCGCTGCTCCGGCTGCGGGAGCTGGGCGGCACGGTCCCGACGGGCCTCATCGCGGACAGCTGGAGCAGCCGCTTGCCGGAGGAGCTGCCGGCGCTCGGCTGCAGCCTGCTGTCCATCGACTACCGCGCCTTGAACCGCGAGCGGCTGCGCAGCCTTCGCGAGCGCGGACTGCGCGTCATGGCATGGACGATCGACGATTACCGGATCATCCGGCAGTACGCCTTGATGGATGACCGGCTCATGATATGCACCAACGATCCGGCGCGCTGGCGGGAGGCGATGCGCAGCCTGCCGCAGCCGGACCGGATCGAGGACTGACCGCGAGCCGCGAGCGTTCGCGGCTGCGTGAAGGGAGGAAGAGGATGGACGCATGGAGCCTGCTGGACGGCCAACCGCTGCTGAGGCTGGCCGCGGCGGCCGCCGGAGCGGCGTTGATCGCCGGCGCCGCCTGGCGCCTGCGGGCGCTGTCCGGCTCGGGAGCGATCGCCGCAGCGGGGCTCGGCACCGGTTATGTCGCGCTGGGCGGACCGTTCTGGTTCGGCCTGCTGCTGGCGTTTTTCGTCAGCTCGACGTTATGGTCGAAGTGGAAGAAGCATCACCGGGCCAAGGCGGGCGCGGAGCGCAACTATGCCAAAGGCAGCCGCCGCGACGCCGGGCAGGTGCTGGCGAACGGAGGAGCGGGCCTGCTGGCTTGCGCCGCCTATGCGGTCTGGCCGGAGCCGTGGCTGGCGCTCGCCTATGTGGGCGTCATTGCGAGCGTCAACGCCGACACCTGGGCGACCGAGATCGGCGCCCTCAGCCGCAGCCTGCCGCGGTCCGTGCGCACGCTCCGCCGCGTGCCGGCGGGCACGAGCGGCGGCATCACGCCGCTCGGCACGACGGCGGCGCTGCTCGGCGGCGCCTTTATCGGCGCGGCCGGCGCGCTGCTGGCGGCCGCCGCGCCGCTTGGCTGGGGCGCGGCGGCGGCCGCGCCGTCGCCGTCGCCCGTCGCGCTGCTGGCCGCCGGCGCGCTGGCCGGCCTGGCCGGCGCGCTCGCCGATTCCTGGCTCGGCGCGACCGCCCAGGCCATGTACCGCTGCCGTTCCTGCGGCAGCGAGACGGAGCGCGCCGAGCATTGCGGCCGCCCGGCCGAGCGCGTGCGCGGCTTCGCCTGGATGACCAACGATGCGGTCAACCTCGTCTCGTCGCTGCTTGCCGGCGCGCTAGGAGCGGCGATAGCGCTGCTGGCGTAGGACGGGCTGGAGCGCATAGGCGCAGCCGCCGGCGGACGGTTCCCAGACAGCGGCCCGAGCGATCCGGCTTTTCCCGGAGCGCTTCCGTTGCAGAATAAAAAAGCCTTTCCCAAGCATCGAGGCTCGGGAAAGGCTTTTCGGCTTTTTCGCGGTTAGTTGCCCGAAGAGTCGACGAGCTCCTCGAGCTGGCGGATGACGTCCTCGAACACGCTCATGGCCTGCTCGATCGGCTCCGGCGAGCTCATGTCGACGCCGGCCTTGCGCAGGATGTTGATCGAGAAGTCGCTGCCTCCGCTCTTCAGGAAGCCGAGGTAGCGGTCGACCGCCGGCTGGCCTTCGTCCAGGATCTGCTTGGCGAAGCTCGTCGCCGCCGAGAAGCCGGTCGCGTACTTGTAGACGTAGAAGCTGTTGTAGAAATGCGGAATGCGCGCCCATTCCATCTCGATGTCCTTGTCGACCGTCATGCCCTTGCCGTAGTACAGCTCGTTGAGGCCGTAGTAGATCTTGGACAGCTCCTGCGGCGTCAGCGACTCGCCGGCTTCCGCCTTTTCGTGGATGATCTTCTCGAACTCCGCGAACATCGTCTGGCGGAACACGGTCGTGCGGAACTGGTCCGCATAGTACGTGAGCAGGTACATCTTTTCCTTGCGGTCGGTCGACTTCTTGAGCAGGTGGTCCATGAGCAGCGCCTCGTTGAGCGTGCTGGCGACCTCGGCGAGGAAGATCGTGTACTGCGCGTCGCGGTACTTCTGATTGCCGTCGGAATAGTACGAGTGGAGCGCATGGCCCATCTCATGCGTCAGCGTGAACATGCTGTTGAGGTTGTCCTTATGGTTGAGCAGCACGTACGGGTGCGTGCCGTAGGCTCCCCAGCTGTAGGCGCCGCTGCGCTTGCCTTCGTTCTCGTAGACGTCGATCCAGCTGTCCGTATAGCCTTGCTGCAGCGCCTTGCCGTAGTCCTCGCCGAGCGGCTTCAGGCTTTCAGCCGTAATCTTCTTCGCTTCGTCGAACGTGATCTTCATGTCGAACTCGTCCACGAGCGGGGCGAACAGGTCGTACATGTGAAGCTCGTCGACGCCGAGCAGCTTTTTGCGCAGCTCCATGTAGCGGTACATGAGCGGCAGCGAGCCGTGCACCGTGTCGATCAGGTTCGTGTAGACCGTCTTGGGGATGTTGTCGCCGTAGAGGGACATCTCGAGCACGGACGGGTATTTGCGCGCCTTGGCGTAAAAGACGTTCTTGGTCACGTTCGCGCTCAGCGTCGAGGCGAGCGTATTCTTGAGCTTGCCGTATGTATCGTACATCGCCTTGAACGCCTCGCGGCGGACGTTCTGGTCGCGGCTTTCCAGGAATTCGATGTAGCGGCCGTGCGACAGCTCGACCTCCTCGCCTTGCTCGTTCCGGACCTTTGGAAACTTGAGGTCGGCGTTGTTGAGCATGCTGAAGATCGTGTTCGGCGCGCTGCTGATGTTGCCGACCTGGGCGAGCAGCGACTCTTCGCTTTTGGAAAGGATGTGGGCCTTCTGCCGCTTCATCTCCTCGAGCGTATGCTTGTACGGAGCAAGCTGAGGATCGGCGATGAACGCCTCGAGCTTTTCCTCCGGCAGCGCGAGCACTTCCGGCGTCAGGAAGCTGAGGGCTTCTCCGGCCTCGACGCTGAGCTTCTGGGACTTCTCGGACAGCGCCTGGTATTGCGGCTCCGCCGTATCTTCATGATGCTTCATGTTGGCGAACACGTACAAGCGCTCCACGTGATAGCCGATGTCGTCCTCGAGCTCGAAGCATTCCTTGAGGCGGGACGCCTCCGAGAGCGTTCCTTGGAACGAGGCGGCCGAGCGGATCAGTTCCTTGGCCTTGTCGTACTCTTTGGTCCAGGCGGCTTGATCGGAGAAAATGTCTTCGAGCTTCCAACGGTACTCCGGTGCGGTTTCGGAACGTTTCGGTACTTGGCTCATGATAGCCCTCCTCGGAAGGTTCGGTAGTGGAGCCGCGTCCGCGGTCCCGGAGACGGGGCGGACCGGCGCGGCGGGCGGAGCGCCGGCAGCGACGCGCGGCGCGGTCCCGCCCAGCAGGCTCAGCGACAGCAGCAAGGGCAACCAGTTCATCGGGGGCAGGCCTCCATCGGGAATAAGAATACCCTGTAGTATGCCTGCCTGCGGCTTGCCTTATGTTCCCATGCGGAACAAGGAAGCGACAAGGAAGATGAACGCGATGGAGACGAGGGCGATCGTGCTGATCGCGAGCGGCCTGCGGACTCGGTCCGGCAGCGACGACCGGTTCATGAGGACGATCGCGGCCAGGCAGAAGCTGGCGATGATGAAGATGACGGCATTGGTGGTGTCCATCCGGGCAAGGCTCCTCCATTTTATGGGAATAAATCGATGGATGCGTGTTAGCTTCGCGAAGGGCGGCGTCGAATCCTGCCGCCAGCCGGCTAAACGTCGCGCAAATTTTGCAGGATCGCTTCGAGCTCTTCCTCGCGGCCTTCGAACTTCTCCGGACGGAAGCGGTTCTCCGCCCAGTGCATCAGCTCCGGCCGGCTCAGGAACGTATGGCACTCCTCGCCCCACTGATCGGAAATCTCCCTGGCGATGATCGTCTTGCCGTGGACTTCCACGTTCAGCATATTGTATTTGTCGGTCTTGTAGATCAGATGCTTTTTAATCATAGGTTCAAACTCCCTTTCTCTGTCGGACTTGCTATCCCTTCATCATAGCGTTAGAAATCGTTGCAAAGCAACCGGGAGTAGGGTTAGGATGGAAAGGCATCCAGTTCATGAGAAAAAAAGGATGCTCCGCCGTCGCCGCGAGAGCGGCGGGGAAGACGAGAAGAGGAGAGATGAACGAATGAATCCATCCACAGGTGAAGGCCGCGTTCCCCGATTCGAGCCGGGATCGTTCAGCCGGGAGCAGTACGAGCAGGCGGGCGTCGCGATGACTTGCCGCAGCTTCTCGGAGTACGCCGCGATGTTCGAGCTGGACCCGCAAGCCTTCCGAGGCCTCGTCGTCGCAGATGCGGCCGCGGGGGCATCTTCCTTCTGCGCGGGAGCGAGGGCGGCAGGGGCGGATGCCTACGGCTACGACCCGCGCTTCGGCGAGCCGCTCGGCAGCTGGGCGCTGTCGGCGCAAGAGGAGATCGAGCTGTCCACGGCCAAGCTGCACGCGCTGAAGGACAAGTTCGACTGGAGCTACTACGGCTCGCTGGAGCGCCACCGGGCGGAGCGCGTCGCCTCGCTGCAGTCCTGCCTGGCCGATCGAGCCTCGGCGGAAGGGGAAGGGCGTTATGTGCAAGCTGCCTTGCCGGTCTTGCCTGCTCCGGACGGGAGGTTCGACCTCGTGCTCTGCAGCCATTTCCTGTTCCTCTATGCGGAGCAGTTCGGCTACGGCTTCCATCGCGACGCGATCCTGGAGCTGATGCGCGTCTGCCGACCGGGCGGGAGGGTGCTGATCTACCCGCTGCTGTCGCTTAGGAGCGAGCCTTATCCGGAGCTGGACCGGCTGCTGGACGAGATCCGAGCGGCCGGCGGGCGGCCGTCCCTGAGGAGCTCGAAGCTGCCTTTTCTGCCCCGGTCGACCCAGTTCCTCGACATTGCCCGGTAAAGAACGGCTATAGCCGTCTCGACCTCATTGCATTCAGGGAACGGCAAGTGTATAATGGGCTTATTCGCTGCTTCAAGCAGCGTCATTTTAGGAGGTTGTTCATTTGAAAGGAACAGTTAAGTGGTTCAACGCAGAAAAAGGCTACGGCTTCATCCAGGTTGAGAACGGCGAAGACGTATTCGTTCACTTCTCTGCGATCCAAGCAGAAGGCTTCAAGTCCCTCGACGAAGGCCAAGAAGTTGAATTCGACATCACGGACGGCAACCGCGGTCCTCAAGCTGCGAACGTAGTCAAGCTGTAAGATCCGCTTCGTCGGATTCGCTTATCATAGAGCAAGATAAGGCCCCTTTCGAGGGGCCTTATTTTTTTTTCATAGCGTAGCGCAAGCCTCGGCATCCGTCTTCCAGAAGCGGAGGGAGCGCTTGCGCCTGTTTTGTCCATGCGTTTTGTCTCTGCCTCCGGACTTCAAGCCAGCCCTCGCCCCGTCTGATTAAAGCTTTCGCGGCG encodes:
- the pepF gene encoding oligoendopeptidase F, with protein sequence MSQVPKRSETAPEYRWKLEDIFSDQAAWTKEYDKAKELIRSAASFQGTLSEASRLKECFELEDDIGYHVERLYVFANMKHHEDTAEPQYQALSEKSQKLSVEAGEALSFLTPEVLALPEEKLEAFIADPQLAPYKHTLEEMKRQKAHILSKSEESLLAQVGNISSAPNTIFSMLNNADLKFPKVRNEQGEEVELSHGRYIEFLESRDQNVRREAFKAMYDTYGKLKNTLASTLSANVTKNVFYAKARKYPSVLEMSLYGDNIPKTVYTNLIDTVHGSLPLMYRYMELRKKLLGVDELHMYDLFAPLVDEFDMKITFDEAKKITAESLKPLGEDYGKALQQGYTDSWIDVYENEGKRSGAYSWGAYGTHPYVLLNHKDNLNSMFTLTHEMGHALHSYYSDGNQKYRDAQYTIFLAEVASTLNEALLMDHLLKKSTDRKEKMYLLTYYADQFRTTVFRQTMFAEFEKIIHEKAEAGESLTPQELSKIYYGLNELYYGKGMTVDKDIEMEWARIPHFYNSFYVYKYATGFSAATSFAKQILDEGQPAVDRYLGFLKSGGSDFSINILRKAGVDMSSPEPIEQAMSVFEDVIRQLEELVDSSGN
- a CDS encoding glycerophosphodiester phosphodiesterase, translated to MRNPCVAHRGWSSLAPENTLAALRLAADAPDIGWAEIDVQLSSDGVPVLLHDRRLRRTAGGSRKEPGDLTAAQLARLDAGSWFSSRYRGEPVPTLAQVLCELGGRLRFNIELKRHGGPDGLEEKVLAAVREAGMEQRCVLTSFSRGALLRLRELGGTVPTGLIADSWSSRLPEELPALGCSLLSIDYRALNRERLRSLRERGLRVMAWTIDDYRIIRQYALMDDRLMICTNDPARWREAMRSLPQPDRIED
- a CDS encoding DUF92 domain-containing protein, with the translated sequence MDAWSLLDGQPLLRLAAAAAGAALIAGAAWRLRALSGSGAIAAAGLGTGYVALGGPFWFGLLLAFFVSSTLWSKWKKHHRAKAGAERNYAKGSRRDAGQVLANGGAGLLACAAYAVWPEPWLALAYVGVIASVNADTWATEIGALSRSLPRSVRTLRRVPAGTSGGITPLGTTAALLGGAFIGAAGALLAAAAPLGWGAAAAAPSPSPVALLAAGALAGLAGALADSWLGATAQAMYRCRSCGSETERAEHCGRPAERVRGFAWMTNDAVNLVSSLLAGALGAAIALLA
- a CDS encoding cold shock domain-containing protein; amino-acid sequence: MKGTVKWFNAEKGYGFIQVENGEDVFVHFSAIQAEGFKSLDEGQEVEFDITDGNRGPQAANVVKL
- a CDS encoding class I SAM-dependent methyltransferase translates to MNPSTGEGRVPRFEPGSFSREQYEQAGVAMTCRSFSEYAAMFELDPQAFRGLVVADAAAGASSFCAGARAAGADAYGYDPRFGEPLGSWALSAQEEIELSTAKLHALKDKFDWSYYGSLERHRAERVASLQSCLADRASAEGEGRYVQAALPVLPAPDGRFDLVLCSHFLFLYAEQFGYGFHRDAILELMRVCRPGGRVLIYPLLSLRSEPYPELDRLLDEIRAAGGRPSLRSSKLPFLPRSTQFLDIAR
- a CDS encoding CapA family protein, producing the protein MYRNRSQARQQQRQRRKRAARRLLVLNFILFVLLLGAGSLLVFGNKNQGPPAASGGTPLAEASPSPSAPAPAPSEPAAPTASPSAAPTPTPTPSAAPTAAPSESPKPAASESPSPDPDQGAEAQPTAAPSGWSGLAPKDAPTIRLAFTGDILLASKVADLMESKGLDYPFTGAADRLSKPDLTAGNLETPITARGNPATDKQFVFKGKPAYVKPLRDAGFDVVTLANNHTLDQGVQGLLDTIGHLDDAGLPHVGGGRDDKEAYAPVILESGGVKVAYLGVSRVLPVVEWKAGPTRAGVAEAYDPARAQEAIRIARKKADLVVVMVHWGRERADQPVDHQRSLARGFIDAGADLIIGSHPHVLQGFELYKGKWIAYSLGNFIFTSNANSNTSESGVLDAVCSKDGRCGLRFHPMKIVQARPAPVAGEQLAAQLKRLNGISKAASIGDDGTVRPR